The Starkeya sp. ORNL1 DNA window TTACGGTCCTCTGGCTGTTGGGTGCGGCGGGGCCGCTGCACCGGGATTCCGTTGGGCGCCTCCTATACAAGCGCGCCCGCCTGCCGCCAACCCCGCCTCGATGTTGCGAGTGAAGCAGAATGAACGTTCCAGCCTCGCCCTGGTGGGATCCCGGTCAATATGCCGACCGCCGGCCCTTCCTGCTGGCACGGGGGCGCATCACTGCGGCGGTGCGGGATTTCTTCACGGGACAGGGGTTTGTCGAGGCGGAGACGCCCATTCTCCAGGTCTCGCCCGGCAACGAGACGCATCTGCATGCCTTCGCGACCTCGCTGATCGCGCCCGATGGCACGGCGCAGCCGCGCTATCTTCACACCTCGCCGGAATTCACCGCCAAGAAACTGCTGGCGGCGGGGGAGGAGCGGCTGTTCGTGCTCGCCCGCGTGTTCCGCAATGGCGAGCGGACCGGATTGCACCATCCCGAATTCACCATGCTGGAATGGTATCGGGCGAGCGAGACCTATGACGCGCTGATGGCGGACTGCTCCGCCTTGCTGCGCGCCGCTGCCGAAGCGGTGGGAACTCGCATGTTCCGGTTTCGCGATCTGGCTGCTGATCCGTTCGCGGAGCCGGAGCGGCTGACGGTCACGCAGGCTTTCGAACGTTATGCCAGCATCGATCTTGCGGCGAGCCTAGGCCCGGATGGCCGGACCGATCGCGACGTGCTGTGGCGTGCCGCAAGCGCTGCGGGCATCCGGGTGGCGCCGGACGACGTCTGGGCCGACGTTTTCACCCGGGTGATGGTGGAGAAGATCGAGCCGTTCCTCGGCATCGGCCGGGCGACGATCCTCACCGAATACCCGATCTCGGAGGCCGCGCTGGCGCGGCCGAAGCCCGGCGATCCGCGCTTTGCCGAGCGTTTCGAGCTCTATGTCTGCGGTGTCGAGTTGGCGAACGCGTTCGGCGAACTGACCGACGCCGCCGAGCAGCGCCGCCGTTTCCTCGCCTGGATGGGCGAGAAGCAGCGCATTTATGGCGAGCGCTACCCGATCGACGAGGAGTTCCTCACCGCGCTGGAATCGATGCCGGAGGCTTCCGGCATCGCGCTCGGGCTCGACCGCCTCGTCATGCTGGCGACCGGTGCAAGCCGGATCGAGCAGGTGCTTTGGGCGCCGGTGGCGCCTTAAGCGAGATGCGCCTTCACCGCGGCAAACACCGTGTGGAACATCGCCGGCGTCAGCACGCCGGTGTTCGTGTTGTAGCGGGAGCAATGGTAGCTGTCGAAAAGCCGGAGCCCGCCGATCTCGTGCGCCGCGCCGTGTGCAAACTTGAACCGCGACAGCCTCTCGCCATGTGCCGCCAGCACCTGATCGTGCGCAATCTTTCCAAGTGCAACTATCGCTTGCAGCTGTAGCATGCCGGCTATGGTGGCGTGTAGGAACGGCCGGCAGGTCTTCATCTCGTCGGTGGTCGGCTTGTTCTCCGGCGGCACGCAACGCACTGCATTGGTGATGCGGGTGCCGATGAGGCGCAGACTATCGTCCGCCCGCGCTTCGAAGTGGCCATCGGCAAAGCCGTATTGGATCAGCGTCGAATAGAGCAGGTCGCCGGCATAGTCACCGGTGAACGGCCGGCCGGTGCGGTTGGCGCCGCGCAAGCCGGGCGCGAGGCCGACGATCAGCAGGCGCGCATCCGCGTTACCGAAGGACGGCACCGGCGCATTGTGCCAGTCATGCTCGACGGCACGCCATTGCTCGCGGAAGGCCACGAGCCGCGGGCAGCGCGGGCAGTCGCGCGTCGGCTCGGTGCCGGCGCCCGCAACGGGACCAGCGTCGGCAGCGAACATGAGGACCGCCCGCGATCAGGTTTCGGAGAATTCGTCGGCGGTGCCCGACGGGGCAGGGCCCCGGCGTTCCAGGAAGCGCGGCGTCTCCTGCATGCGGTTCGAGCGCTCGCCGGGGTCGCGGCCGATCTTGGCCTGCAATTCAACGAGATCGATGAAGGCGTCCGCCTGCCGGCGCAGGTCGTCCGAGATCATCGGCGGCTGGGTGTGGACGGTGGAGACCACGCTGACCCGCACGCCCTTGCGCTGGATCGCCTCGACCAGCGAGCGGAAATCGCCGTCGCCGGAGAAAATCACGATGTGATCGACATGGCCGGCGAG harbors:
- the epmA gene encoding EF-P lysine aminoacylase EpmA; the protein is MNVPASPWWDPGQYADRRPFLLARGRITAAVRDFFTGQGFVEAETPILQVSPGNETHLHAFATSLIAPDGTAQPRYLHTSPEFTAKKLLAAGEERLFVLARVFRNGERTGLHHPEFTMLEWYRASETYDALMADCSALLRAAAEAVGTRMFRFRDLAADPFAEPERLTVTQAFERYASIDLAASLGPDGRTDRDVLWRAASAAGIRVAPDDVWADVFTRVMVEKIEPFLGIGRATILTEYPISEAALARPKPGDPRFAERFELYVCGVELANAFGELTDAAEQRRRFLAWMGEKQRIYGERYPIDEEFLTALESMPEASGIALGLDRLVMLATGASRIEQVLWAPVAP
- a CDS encoding uracil-DNA glycosylase produces the protein MFAADAGPVAGAGTEPTRDCPRCPRLVAFREQWRAVEHDWHNAPVPSFGNADARLLIVGLAPGLRGANRTGRPFTGDYAGDLLYSTLIQYGFADGHFEARADDSLRLIGTRITNAVRCVPPENKPTTDEMKTCRPFLHATIAGMLQLQAIVALGKIAHDQVLAAHGERLSRFKFAHGAAHEIGGLRLFDSYHCSRYNTNTGVLTPAMFHTVFAAVKAHLA